In the Hevea brasiliensis isolate MT/VB/25A 57/8 chromosome 8, ASM3005281v1, whole genome shotgun sequence genome, ATTTATTTTTCCTACATCTCTCCCTTTACCAACCAAATCTTAGCCAATGCTTGGGCTATGATGATTTAATCGTATGTCCTTAGTCCTGttacttctaagcataatttcaGCATATATTTTTCTGCTAACATTTTCATTGGATAGCAAAGTCAGATGCTCTTAAGTGATTCCCAAAGTTATATTTAGCTCCTCCTTTATTCATCTATGCCAAAAGAAGCGGGGCATTTGAGGGTTTGTGACCCAAGTCAAGCTTTTTGAGAGTTCAATTGACCTATTAGCCATCTTTTGACTCTTATGCCAAGGTTGCTTTTGCAAATAAATACTGCATTGTTGGATTAAGCATTTCATATACCTTTACAACAAGAAGAGGATATGTTACAACAGTAGCCCCAAGCTTTGCCAAAGCTCCAAGAAGAAATATCTAGAATAAGGCAATGTAGATATTAAAATAAGCCAAAAAGATCAAATGGTTAGATGGTGCTGTGTAAATTTTGGAAAAGGAGCTTCAAGAATAGAAAACTAATAGAAAGTTCTGGAGCTGAAGACTTGGGGCATAAAAGAAAAAGCAAACCTCCAAAGCAGTGACCCTGTTACCACCCTTCTTACTCAAGGCGCGTTGTTTCTTGAGCTTCTTCAACATGATTTCATAAAGCATGAATTGTATGGAAGGATTACTTACCTGTTGAGCAAATTGCTGGACAATCAGTGATAATCCTTAGCAGATCTAAGAGTCAATTATCACATACCATGATCAATGTTGGGAATACGCCTTTCCAAAAGCCACAAACTCCAGCTTCATCATAGACTTCTTGAATCTGTACAAATATTTTCTCCATTTAAAACCATAAAGGGAAAGCTCTAGCACTATGAGTCACATGAACAAGGTAATGCACACCTAAACCACAGACAAACTGTTTCTACAGCAAAGCTATGTAACAAAGGTATCAAAGTTCAGAAAACTTCCCAAACAAAACATTCACCAAGGAAATCCTATAAATTAGTGGCCCCAATACACGATATAATTATCCACAAATATCACATATCAaggaatataaaaaaaataacaatgtTCTGAACTGACAACCAACTTTTTCTATGACATGATTTTCCATTCTccctttttattttcttattcacCCCCACCCCCATTAACACTTCTTTTAATACTTGCAGAGGCAATCGACAATGTCTACTTTCTTGTTAATATTCAGCAATCACTTCTGAATATCAACAAGAACAAGTCTGGCTCCAGATTTCAAGTATAGGTGTTTAAATTTCATTGCATCATCTTCAACATCAGCTTCTATGTTTGAATTACCTTCTCTTCAAAAATCAATGAGTAAAGGTCTCATATATTGGCAAAATGACAATGAAGATCCACTTCATTATCCATTTATTGTAGCCCTTAAGAATCATGGAACTGCAATTCTTGCAAAACCATTTACCATACATAAAAATATATGCTTAGTTATTACACATATAACCAGTTTTCTAAACACCTGGAAGAAAATGTTTCAAGCTATGTTttgccaaaaatttttcacacaaAAATAACTTATAGTTTTGCCTTTGGAAGAAAATTCACTGAGCCTTACGCAGCTATATCAGGAGAAAATTACACAAGAACGATAAAAGTGAACATTTGACTGAACCTACTGCATGATTAGTTCCATATGGAGGAGGCTCAATTGCATCTAGAACAGTTTCGTCTGTGGCAACTGACAATGAGCTACTTGGCTGGGATTTCTTTGACACTTTTGTATGAGTCTGCAGGATAAAAGTAGTTTGAAACATGAAACTAAGAAGAGCAGCAATGCCTAAACTCACCTTGAAAGATGACGACATATGCAGATACAAATGTATTTAAATATTTGTATACATGGAAAGAAAGCGGAGATGGTGAACAGCTTAAAAGTTGCATTAGATTAGGCTAAGCAGAAGATATGCAGATGGTTTTGTGTCACTTTTGTGTTTTGGAacatattcaaaaaaaaaaatctggttTAATAGGGTTAGCAGGTCAGTTAAGCAATGTTTTATTAAGAAATTTGAGAATGTCAACTAGCTTTTACCTGCATTCGTGCAACAACTACCCAAATGGGATTTGTCAGCAGCACATTTACACAGCTGCAAAAAAAAAAGCATCAAATGTGAAGTGTCAAATCACAAGAATCATAAAGGACAAaggaagttaaaaaaaaaaagaaaaaaaaaagatgttgATGGAATTGCAAGTGAAATTTAAGCTAATATGACTCGAGCATTTACAAATGCTATCACTGCTACAGCCAGAGAAACTATATTTTCTTCCGTATAGATGTCCCTGTTAGGACCTGTGGAATCAACTAAACTAataaaaagatatatatatatatatatatatatatatatatatatatatatatatatatatatatatatatatataattattcctGATTTTATTTTTACGTTTCCAATTAATtgttgaaattattattatttacaaaaaaaaaaaggtcactCGTTATGCTCAAGAGATAATGGCATAATATATTTTCTAGAAGATTTTTGCAATGCTGATCATCAGAGGCTGGGACAATTTAGATAGAGAGAAAGGATATATCTATCTTATGCAGCAAGAGTAACTAATTCAAATATAATATCTTACATTATTGTAAAAATTTATGTCTGACCAAATGACAAAACAGTGCTGATAAAACCGTTAGTTTCATGCCAGCACGTTGGTGCCTGGATCCAGATAAACTTGAATAAATAATAGCTAAAGAAAATCAAATAGCTGCAGATAAGGCAAACCCAAAAACCAATGCTTGCTAATTATAGTTGCAGAAGGAAGGTCACCAGATAGCCTGGTTACTTGAGTACATTTCGGAAAGACTTTTTAAGAGCATCTATTCataatattttactttttatGCCAAGAATTTGAAAACAAATACTGGGCAAATTCTCTGAGGATGACATGACACAAAGGGATGACAGTTCTGTGGTCCTCCAGTATATTTAGTGTACACAGATATAATGAACAGAGTTctttcaaaatatgaataaagtaAGTTACCCAGACAAGGCAGCCACAACAAGTGATGAGAACATCCCGACTGTTCCATCACCAAATCCTTTTCTCTTACGTTCAAATGCAATAGCTTCAGCTCTGTCCCTGAATATTTGATAGAAATAATAGTAAACACCCtgtatcataaaaaaaaaaaaaaggcaagcatataagaaattaaaatctaAATGGAGTGAAGGAAATTTACACCATACAAATATTTAAAACCTCTTTAGGATTATGCAACCCATTATTTAGCAAACAGAACTAAGGAAGTTATGTGCTAAACAACATACAAATCTCTAAGCTAGTAGACATCTTGACATATCCCAATTAGGGCTGTGCACAGTTTTCGAGGGTTCCGAACCCAAAAACTGTAACGAACCAATAGGAACAGTACCAAAattattttgatactttggtTTAGTTCTGATTTTTTCACTAAGAACCGAACCGGAGCCGTACCAAAACTGAACTAGAACCGAACTACGAACCGaatttatatatgtatttttctctattttaaagatgtattatatatttttaacataatattatatatatatatatatatatatatatatatatttatatatgtatatttaattataaactaaacacaacctaatattatatttcatttctttatATTTCCttcataattttagttataaatacattaaattatcttataattcttaattataaatatactattatactatatatatgttaattcataattatattggtgtcctatagttaaatattacataataaaTAGACAAATAAAATGTATACTATatgatatattattatattatataatatacttaattctaAAATATATATGCACTTTATAGTAAGGATTATATATTTAGAAAtagttaaaagatatattatataatatattatgtattaataactaaATATGACTTTTTTAATGAAAGAATTACATAAAATTGTTTCAAAAACCGAGAACTGAACCGCAACCGCACACCCCTAAACCAATAGCATGACAATAGCTCCCAGAGTAAAGAATCTGATTTTGATCTCAAGTCAGTTCTATCTCAAAAAATTAGTAAATTGACTACAATCAATGATTTTTATTCAAACAGAAAACCTGACAGTGAAATCCAGAAACATACAAGAAACTTAAAGGTGGTTTCTAATTTTTTATTCTCATCATTAAAAACATTCGAAACAGGTTACAAAAAAAAGAGAAGCAGATAATATATCATGGAATTGATTCTGAATGCACTGTTTTCACCATCCTAAGGATCACAATATCAGTTTCATTGAAAATCACAATACATCTATATATAACCAAACTATGTCAGCATACACTATATTATTCAAACATTGATGAATCCAACCAAACAGTTGGGGGTGTGCATTATTCGGTTATAACCGATTAAcagaaccgaaccgataaaatttGGTTTTTTCGGTAAAGGGGAATTCggttttcggttcggttcggttaatgATTAAAGAAAAAATCGATATTCAGTTATTAGTTAGGTTTCACTTAATTTTATAACCGAAGTAACCGAATTAactgaaattttattaattaataatttttttattttattaaatttaacagATAAACAGAGGGTGACTTTTCGTTCTCTGTTCCCCTAATCCTGGTTTTCCATATATATTTTCACATTTCTTGTGTCTTCTCCAATATTGATGCTATGCAGTATAATTTCTCTATATCTTTCCCTCAAACCATTATTCTTTATCTAATCTACATGCTGATTATTATCCTTGGGCATGCAAATTAGTTTCCTTGATTGCTGTAACTTTTTTATTGAATTAAACTatctaaatattattttattctttgattgtttatttatttttttatcttatggaaACTTAAAGCATTGCTTTATTGTTGCAAATGCAATTGGCGTGTATTGACTTCCTATATTTTTAAGTTTTAACTTTTAGTCCACTACTCCAATTGCtgcaatttttatttttgtatattgacttcctttatttttattgaaaGTTCTTTATATCATTATTATAaacttttcaatttttattttttttatcttttaaattttgacttggatttttatatatatattagatggCACAACAAGAAGCAATAACTAGTGATATTAGTCAACAATCAATAGCTGCACAAGTTCAAGATTCAAGTCAGTCTAATGCTACCTCAAAAGCAAAGAGAAAAAAGATGAGGCCAAGGTCAATAGCATGGGACCACTTCACTAAAATCACTGATGAAAATGGTGATCCTAAAGGCAAGTGTCTTTACTGTGATGTTATTATTTCTGCATGTCCAAAAAAAATGGCACTACTGCATTAAGGAATCATATGAATAATTGTAGAAAACATCCCCATGCTGTAAGCACTCACTAGGCACAATTAAGTTTGCAACCAGGATCTAGAGagcatgaaggggagggtgatAGAATGGGTACTCTTACTAACTGGAAGTTTAATCAAGAGGCTATTAGAAAGGCCTTATCTTTTATGGTGTTCGTGGATGAATTGCCTTTTAAATTTGTTGAGGGTGAGGGGCTTAGAAATTTCATGTCAGTTGCATGCCCTAGGTTCTGCATTCCATCACGATGGACTGTTTCGCGTGATTGCTTTGATCTATACCTATATGAAAGGGAGAAGTTAAAAAGTATTTTGAAAAATTCATCTCAAAGGGTGTGTCTTACAACAGATACTTGGTCATCTTTGCAAAGGATTAATTATATGTGTTTGACTGTGCATTTTATTGATAGTGACTGGAAATTGCacaaaatgatattaaacttttgtCCAATTTCTAGTCACAAAGGTGATGCCATTGGTAAGGCAATTGAGATATGCTTGCTTGGATGGGGTGTAGATAAGGTTTTTTTACTGTTACAGTTGATAATGCAAGTTCAAATGACCTTGCTATATCTTATTTGAGAAAAAGGTTACTCAATTGGGGAACTAGCTTTCTTGATGGCAAGTACTTTCATATGAGATGTATAGCACATATCATTAATCTTATGGTGGTTGATGGTTTGAAAGAAGTTAGTAGTTCAGTGAAATGGATTCGTGAGGTTGTGAGGAACGTAAGGCTTTCACCTGCtaggttaaaaaaaatttaaagaatgtgTTGAGATGGAgaaaattcaaagcaaaagcttgTTGTGCCTTGATGTTAGCACTAGATGGAATTCCACCTTTTTAATGTTAGAGGTAGCAACAAAATTTCAAAGAGCCTTTCACATATGATGAACAAGATCCTTATTTTAAAATTGATCTCATGGAAGAGGATGGATCTAATGGGATACCTAATAATGATGATTGGGCTAATGTGAGAAGAATGGTGACATTATTGCAACAGTTTTATGAGCTAACATTGAGAGTTTCAGGTTCTTTATATGTCACATGTAATAATTTCTTTCATGAAATTAGCATGGTTAACTGTCTCTTGCAAGAATGGAGTCTTAGTGGTGATGTTGAATTGGTTGGAATGACTAAGAAAATGAAAGctaaatataaaaagtattggagTGATACGATCAAgatgaataaattaatttatattgcaGTAGTTCTTGATCCTCGTTACAAATTGGAATATGTAGAATTTGCTATTTTGGAGATGTATGAAGCTGAAAAGGGAATGGAATTGGCAAAGCATGTGAGAGAGGCAACATATGTTGTTTTTAATGAGTATAAGAAATTGTATGCACCTGAAGATGACCAAAATAATGAGCAAAACCAATCTTCAAGTGAAATTCAGGTTGAGAATCCATCACAAAGGTTGAAAACAATGTTGAAGAGCAAGTATAAGAAGTTGAAGTCCATTGCTGGGTACGGAGAAAACAAATCAGAGCTTTATAGGCATTTGAGTGAAGATGTTGAAGACGATGATGAGAATTTTGACATTTTAGGGTGGTAGAAAATTAACAGTCCTAGATTTCAAGTTCTTTCACATATGGCACATGATATATTAGCTGTTCCTATTTCAACTGTTGCTTCAGAGTCAGCATTCAGCACAAGAGGTAGAGTTCTTGACTCTTTTAAGAGTTCTTTATCTCCTAAAATTGCAGAAGCTCTTATTTGCTCTCAAGATTGGCTTCGAGTAGCGTCAAAGCCAATTAATATTGAAGAAGAGTTAGAGAAACTTGAAAAACTAGATATTGGTATTTTCTTCTTACTAATATGTtgttttaaaaatttgaaagttttataaaatataaagctgacacttttttttttcttttaatttcagctaTGTCAAATGTTGTTTTGGATTCAACAATGGGTAACTAAGGCTAATGAGAGTTAGTTTAAGGATCAATATAGATGTGTAAGTACAGTACTTTAGTTTAAGAATCAATATTTATGTGCAAGTATGTTACTTTCTTATTGATTCAAGTTgaattattatttatgagtatgtaTTTGCATTTCTTTTTTGTTAATTTCTTATTAGAGATAAttcaaaatttatatgaatttgACTCttgttctctttttcttcttaatAGGAATATGGTATATAGAAATAGAAGACAGAAAAAGGAAATTGCAGATTTAGTGGGGCTGACATATGAAgatgacagatcattttgaagataCTTTTTGAATGTATGGACTCTTTTTGAAGATGACAGATCTCTTTTCCTTAACTCAAAATCTTACTGATTGTTgagttattttgatattttgaataTATAGACTGTTT is a window encoding:
- the LOC110653562 gene encoding peroxisomal nicotinamide adenine dinucleotide carrier isoform X1, with amino-acid sequence MSDALINGLAGAGGGIIAQLLTYPLQTVNTRQQTERDPKKEKRKLGTIEQISQVVKHEGWERLYGGLMPSLAGTAASQGVYYYFYQIFRDRAEAIAFERKRKGFGDGTVGMFSSLVVAALSGCVNVLLTNPIWVVVARMQTHTKVSKKSQPSSSLSVATDETVLDAIEPPPYGTNHAIQEVYDEAGVCGFWKGVFPTLIMQFAQQVSNPSIQFMLYEIMLKKLKKQRALSKKGGNRVTALEIFLLGALAKLGATVVTYPLLVVKSRLQVKQLKTVDKKHHYEGTLDAILKMIQYEGFYGFYKGMSTKIAQSVLAAAVLFMVKEELVRGARLLLTNGGINTVRSKPS
- the LOC110653562 gene encoding peroxisomal nicotinamide adenine dinucleotide carrier isoform X5, which codes for MPSLAGTAASQGVYYYFYQIFRDRAEAIAFERKRKGFGDGTVGMFSSLVVAALSGCVNVLLTNPIWVVVARMQTHTKVSKKSQPSSSLSVATDETVLDAIEPPPYGTNHAIQEVYDEAGVCGFWKGVFPTLIMQFAQQVSNPSIQFMLYEIMLKKLKKQRALSKKGGNRVTALEIFLLGALAKLGATVVTYPLLVVKSRLQVKQLKTVDKKHHYEGTLDAILKMIQYEGFYGFYKGMSTKIAQSVLAAAVLFMVKEELVRGARLLLTNGGINTVRSKPS
- the LOC110653562 gene encoding peroxisomal nicotinamide adenine dinucleotide carrier isoform X2, with protein sequence MSDALINGLAGAGGGIIAQLLTYPLQTVNTRQQTERDPKKEKRKLGTIEQISQVVKHEGWERLYGGLMPSLAGTAASQGVYYYFYQIFRDRAEAIAFERKRKGFGDGTVGMFSSLVVAALSGCVNVLLTNPIWVVVARMQTHTKVSKKSQPSSSLSVATDETVLDAIEPPPYGTNHAIQEVYDEAGVCGFWKGVFPTLIMVSNPSIQFMLYEIMLKKLKKQRALSKKGGNRVTALEIFLLGALAKLGATVVTYPLLVVKSRLQVKQLKTVDKKHHYEGTLDAILKMIQYEGFYGFYKGMSTKIAQSVLAAAVLFMVKEELVRGARLLLTNGGINTVRSKPS